In Kitasatospora sp. NA04385, a single genomic region encodes these proteins:
- a CDS encoding cupin domain-containing protein, producing MTTETPSVAQRLGGDQFLARTFGRSYHVVRGNTASVAGLVSWDDLNAILTHHRLETPRFRLASDGEPVPAFRYSRPVVTRRSTTWQRLQTATLHEQLADGATLVLDAVDELHPGVGRLAKHLENWLRTAVQVNLYGSWTGTEGFGTHWDDHDVIVVQLDGAKRWKLYGPTRTAPMSRDVATPEEPPEQPVADLVLTAGDVLYLPRGWWHAVAASEGRHSLHLTCGLQTTTGADLITWLSEILRGHEVIRTDVPRFGTEGEQREFLDRIAKLVADELAGPDVITRFLLARDATESARLAPSLPYVTGIPPQPELLVQLVVARPRLAILPDGAPQLTAGGEEWTFTAEALPLLQLLLDGSSHSLGKLAAVAGLSVEQVAGAVNGLVSGQVAAVRTTL from the coding sequence GTGACCACCGAGACCCCTTCGGTGGCCCAGCGTCTGGGCGGGGACCAGTTCCTCGCCCGGACGTTCGGCCGCAGCTACCACGTCGTACGCGGCAATACCGCGTCGGTCGCCGGTCTGGTGAGCTGGGATGACCTCAACGCCATCCTCACGCACCACCGGCTCGAAACCCCTCGGTTCCGCCTGGCCTCGGACGGTGAACCGGTGCCGGCCTTCCGCTACTCCCGGCCGGTGGTGACCCGCCGCAGCACCACCTGGCAGCGGCTCCAGACGGCAACGCTGCACGAGCAACTGGCCGACGGCGCCACGCTGGTGTTGGACGCGGTGGACGAACTGCACCCCGGCGTCGGCCGCCTGGCCAAGCACCTGGAGAACTGGCTCCGCACCGCCGTGCAGGTCAACCTGTACGGCTCCTGGACCGGTACCGAGGGCTTCGGCACGCACTGGGACGACCACGACGTGATCGTGGTCCAGCTCGACGGCGCGAAGCGCTGGAAGCTGTACGGTCCGACCCGCACCGCCCCGATGAGTCGTGATGTCGCCACGCCCGAAGAACCGCCGGAGCAGCCAGTGGCCGACCTCGTACTGACGGCCGGTGATGTGCTCTACCTGCCCCGCGGCTGGTGGCACGCCGTGGCCGCATCCGAAGGTCGGCACTCGCTGCACCTGACCTGCGGACTCCAGACCACCACTGGTGCCGACCTGATCACCTGGCTGTCCGAGATCCTGCGGGGTCACGAGGTCATCCGAACCGACGTGCCCCGGTTCGGTACCGAGGGCGAACAGCGCGAGTTCCTGGACCGGATCGCCAAGCTGGTGGCCGACGAGCTGGCCGGCCCGGACGTGATCACCCGCTTCCTCCTGGCCCGCGACGCGACGGAATCGGCCCGGCTGGCACCGTCGCTGCCATACGTCACCGGCATCCCGCCGCAGCCGGAGTTGCTGGTGCAACTGGTGGTCGCGCGGCCCCGGCTGGCGATTCTGCCGGATGGTGCCCCACAGCTGACGGCGGGTGGTGAGGAGTGGACGTTCACAGCCGAGGCGCTGCCGCTGCTCCAACTCCTCTTGGACGGCTCGTCGCACAGCCTGGGCAAACTGGCGGCGGTCGCCGGCCTTTCCGTCGAGCAGGTTGCCGGTGCGGTGAACGGACTCGTCAGCGGCCAGGTGGCCGCGGTGAGGACCACCCTGTGA
- a CDS encoding aldo/keto reductase, with the protein MTAQLGLGTYRCTDVERAAVMAAAHAADWIDTAPNYGRGSAEAALFRVLGDNPQVRVSTKVGFIPRPLRGTAVKDQVLDEVEAASGHSLAPEYIAWQIECSRRAMGRTPDVVFLHNPEHHCEPDQVRKRLYASFAALEEACARQAIGGYGVATWNGFSDGVFGVPLLLDLATKAGGPNHHLKAIQLPLSLVKLRAIAEAFDGSGVLAEARAAGLDVFASAPLHGGEVPKLVTSQLAELIRPGSSPAQAGLAVVASAPGVRRVLLSTDRTGHWIEAMSTVGRPPVSEAVLRRVVDVLGT; encoded by the coding sequence GTGACAGCACAACTCGGCCTCGGAACGTACCGCTGCACCGATGTCGAACGGGCCGCCGTCATGGCGGCGGCCCACGCGGCCGACTGGATCGACACCGCTCCCAACTACGGCCGCGGTTCGGCCGAGGCAGCCCTGTTCCGGGTGCTGGGGGACAACCCGCAGGTCAGGGTCTCGACCAAAGTCGGGTTCATCCCGCGTCCGCTGCGTGGCACGGCGGTGAAGGACCAGGTGCTCGACGAGGTCGAGGCGGCCAGCGGCCACAGCCTGGCCCCGGAGTACATCGCCTGGCAGATCGAGTGCAGCCGGCGCGCGATGGGCCGTACGCCCGACGTGGTGTTCCTGCACAACCCTGAGCACCACTGCGAGCCCGACCAGGTCCGCAAACGGCTCTACGCCTCCTTCGCCGCGCTGGAGGAGGCGTGCGCTCGCCAGGCCATCGGCGGGTACGGAGTGGCTACCTGGAACGGGTTCTCCGACGGCGTGTTCGGCGTCCCGCTGCTGCTCGACCTGGCGACAAAGGCCGGGGGCCCGAACCACCACCTCAAGGCCATCCAGCTACCGCTGTCGTTGGTGAAGCTGAGAGCCATCGCGGAAGCGTTCGACGGCAGCGGGGTGCTCGCCGAGGCCCGGGCCGCCGGCTTGGACGTGTTCGCCTCCGCACCGCTGCACGGCGGTGAAGTGCCCAAGCTGGTCACCTCGCAGTTGGCCGAGCTGATCCGTCCCGGCAGCTCACCGGCTCAGGCCGGGTTGGCGGTCGTGGCGTCGGCCCCCGGTGTGCGGCGCGTGCTGCTGTCCACCGACCGCACGGGACACTGGATCGAAGCCATGTCCACCGTGGGCCGGCCGCCCGTGTCCGAAGCCGTACTGCGGAGGGTCGTCGATGTACTCGGTACCTGA
- a CDS encoding helix-turn-helix domain-containing protein, with protein MATKRDKFVQRRRAMGFTQEGLAEALTVDRSTVIRWERGRGDPQPFQMPRLAALLKVTAAELGDLLAPVANGELLLPRQASESPSHPDAGQPATVPDLTGIGSAMTLADGEARVGCRTADGRIIFVTMPHRAPLRSAAGVAGDAMVSGAAHAPAPRSQPLLSPDVHPVENLRQLRRSLVECDNMLGPRQVVATAQEHVRLIQQLRREASGRDRLDLMQVQAEYAEFCSWLFQDSGDHRAAQYWADRAVDWSTAAGDHDLTVYITARKAQLAGDMREALDAVDLAEAAQRIAPSRSRLTALGAIYGAHGYALLGDESACQRAYDEALELVSLPSDFEAKRGHWLDAAYAEAQRARSWAVLGQYDAAVTGFDQAIRALPASFRRDRGVYLARSAGAQLHAVGPEQAAATASDALSIASSTGSARIFAELASLDGKLQPWSTVAEVARFREALDSVMLHEV; from the coding sequence GTGGCGACGAAACGGGATAAGTTCGTCCAGCGTCGTCGCGCCATGGGCTTCACCCAGGAAGGGCTTGCCGAAGCCCTCACCGTTGACCGCTCCACCGTGATCCGCTGGGAGCGTGGCCGGGGTGATCCCCAGCCGTTCCAGATGCCACGACTGGCTGCACTGCTCAAGGTCACCGCAGCAGAACTCGGCGATCTACTGGCTCCAGTAGCGAACGGCGAGTTGCTCCTCCCCCGGCAAGCATCAGAAAGCCCGAGCCACCCGGATGCCGGACAACCGGCGACGGTTCCGGACCTGACCGGGATCGGCTCGGCGATGACGCTCGCGGACGGTGAGGCACGGGTCGGTTGCCGAACTGCGGACGGGAGGATCATCTTCGTGACGATGCCGCACCGCGCTCCGCTCCGCTCGGCCGCCGGCGTCGCTGGAGACGCGATGGTCTCAGGAGCGGCACATGCGCCCGCGCCTCGTTCTCAGCCGCTGCTGTCGCCCGATGTTCACCCGGTCGAGAACCTGCGGCAGCTCCGCCGGTCGCTGGTCGAATGCGACAACATGCTCGGGCCGCGCCAAGTGGTGGCAACCGCTCAGGAACACGTCCGGCTGATCCAGCAGCTCCGGCGTGAAGCCTCCGGCCGAGACCGACTCGACCTGATGCAGGTCCAGGCCGAATACGCCGAGTTCTGTAGCTGGCTGTTCCAGGACAGTGGTGATCACCGCGCCGCCCAGTACTGGGCCGACCGGGCCGTCGACTGGTCCACCGCCGCGGGGGATCACGACCTCACCGTCTACATCACGGCCCGCAAGGCACAGCTGGCCGGCGACATGCGGGAAGCGCTCGATGCCGTCGATCTGGCCGAAGCAGCTCAACGGATCGCGCCTTCCCGGAGTCGGCTGACGGCCCTCGGGGCGATCTACGGCGCGCACGGATATGCCCTGCTCGGCGACGAGTCGGCCTGTCAGCGGGCATACGACGAAGCCTTGGAGCTCGTCAGTCTGCCGAGCGACTTCGAAGCAAAGCGTGGGCACTGGCTCGATGCGGCCTACGCCGAAGCCCAGCGGGCCCGCTCCTGGGCCGTGCTGGGCCAATACGATGCCGCCGTGACCGGCTTCGACCAGGCGATTCGGGCACTTCCGGCCTCGTTCCGCCGGGACCGCGGGGTCTACCTGGCTCGATCTGCTGGGGCCCAGCTTCACGCCGTCGGCCCCGAACAGGCAGCCGCCACCGCATCTGATGCCCTGTCAATTGCGTCCAGCACCGGATCGGCCCGAATCTTCGCTGAACTCGCCTCACTGGATGGCAAGTTGCAGCCCTGGTCCACGGTGGCAGAGGTAGCACGGTTCCGCGAAGCCCTCGACAGCGTGATGCTTCATGAAGTGTGA
- a CDS encoding ECF transporter S component: MTPPAPATAPAPSPAPSPALDRPVPLGRRSLLFLCLVSAVGVASFGWPLLASRTSDLVGHSADAPWLFALLMPLLLAVLFAQLSENRDATGAPGLDAKAVAMLGVLAAAGAALRPLGAGTAGLEPMFFLMVLAGRALGPGFGFVLGALTMFASALLTGGVGPWLPFQMLTMGWVCLGAGLLPGAARLRGRAELLLLAGYGVLAAVGYGTVMNLQGWPYIGGLGLSISFVPGDPLPANLTRFLLYCLTTSLGWDLSRAALTAVLCLTVGGPLLRTLRRATRRAAFR; the protein is encoded by the coding sequence ATGACCCCGCCCGCTCCCGCGACCGCCCCCGCACCTTCTCCCGCGCCCTCTCCCGCCCTGGACCGTCCCGTCCCGCTCGGGCGGCGCTCGCTGCTCTTCCTCTGCCTGGTCTCCGCGGTCGGCGTGGCCTCCTTCGGCTGGCCGCTGCTCGCCTCCCGCACCTCCGACCTGGTCGGCCACTCCGCCGACGCGCCCTGGCTGTTCGCCCTGCTGATGCCGCTGCTGCTGGCCGTCCTGTTCGCCCAGCTCTCCGAGAACCGCGACGCCACCGGCGCCCCCGGCCTGGACGCCAAGGCCGTCGCGATGCTGGGCGTGCTCGCCGCGGCCGGCGCCGCGCTGCGGCCGCTGGGCGCGGGCACCGCCGGCCTGGAGCCGATGTTCTTCCTGATGGTGCTGGCCGGCCGGGCCCTCGGCCCGGGCTTCGGCTTCGTCCTGGGCGCGCTCACCATGTTCGCCTCGGCCCTGCTCACCGGCGGCGTCGGCCCCTGGCTGCCGTTCCAGATGCTCACCATGGGCTGGGTCTGCCTCGGCGCCGGCCTCCTCCCGGGCGCCGCCCGCCTGCGCGGCCGCGCCGAACTGCTGCTGCTCGCCGGGTACGGCGTCCTCGCCGCCGTCGGCTACGGCACCGTCATGAACCTCCAGGGCTGGCCCTACATCGGCGGCCTGGGCCTGTCGATCTCCTTCGTCCCCGGCGACCCGCTCCCCGCCAACCTCACCCGCTTCCTCCTCTACTGCCTCACCACCTCCCTCGGCTGGGACCTCTCCCGCGCCGCCCTCACCGCCGTCCTCTGCCTCACCGTCGGCGGCCCCCTCCTGCGCACCCTGCGCCGCGCCACCCGCCGCGCCGCCTTCCGGTGA